In the Pseudonocardia cypriaca genome, one interval contains:
- a CDS encoding RidA family protein — protein MADGFNPPGIWQPNGRAFSQGVIQGAGEVVHVTGQVAWDEHDQVVGIDDVEAQMEQCIRNVRTVLTEVGGVLDDIVSMTIYFLDRADLPAIQRVRSRYFTAGTAPASILIQVAGLVVPELRVELVPVAVVPHDRFRRP, from the coding sequence ATGGCTGACGGCTTCAACCCGCCCGGGATCTGGCAACCGAACGGCCGGGCGTTCTCCCAGGGCGTGATCCAAGGCGCAGGCGAGGTCGTGCACGTCACGGGTCAGGTCGCCTGGGACGAGCACGACCAGGTCGTGGGGATCGACGACGTCGAGGCGCAGATGGAGCAGTGCATCCGCAACGTCCGGACGGTGCTCACCGAGGTCGGCGGCGTGCTCGATGACATCGTGTCGATGACGATCTACTTCCTCGACCGCGCCGACCTACCTGCCATCCAGCGGGTCCGCTCGCGGTACTTCACAGCTGGCACCGCGCCGGCGAGCATCCTCATCCAGGTCGCCGGGCTCGTCGTACCCGAGCTGCGCGTGGAGCTGGTGCCCGTCGCGGTGGTGCCGCACGACCGGTTCCGGCGCCCTTGA
- the dapA gene encoding 4-hydroxy-tetrahydrodipicolinate synthase translates to MSPTAMPGRPFGRVLTAMVTPFDADGRLDLARSEELATHLVELGNDGLVVNGTTGEGPTTSDEEKSELIRAVVSAVGDRATVVAGAGTYDTAHSIHLSREAEKAGAHGLLLVTPYYSRPPQSGLVQHFTAIADATNLPVMLYDIPPRSVIPIEVETLQRLSEHPRIVAVKDARNDLRVGTEVLATTTLAYYSGDDPVNLPWLSVGAVGFVSVIGHVVANRLREMLDAYEAGDVDRARNLHYATIPVIRAMGRVGGVLFAKSAMRLRGIDVGDPRLPLPPATEEQVAAIEGDLHAAGIALATGNQRPEQQGQGALGARADADLGAEVAYH, encoded by the coding sequence ATGAGCCCCACCGCCATGCCGGGCCGCCCGTTCGGCCGCGTGCTGACTGCGATGGTCACGCCCTTCGACGCGGACGGCCGGCTGGATCTCGCCAGAAGCGAGGAGCTGGCCACCCACCTCGTCGAGCTCGGCAACGACGGGCTGGTCGTCAACGGCACCACCGGCGAGGGGCCCACCACCAGCGACGAGGAGAAGTCGGAGCTGATCCGGGCGGTGGTGAGCGCCGTCGGCGACCGGGCCACCGTGGTGGCGGGCGCAGGCACCTACGACACCGCTCACAGCATCCACCTCTCGCGGGAGGCGGAGAAGGCGGGTGCCCACGGGCTGCTGCTGGTCACGCCGTACTACTCGCGGCCGCCGCAGTCCGGTCTCGTGCAGCACTTCACGGCGATCGCCGACGCCACGAACCTGCCGGTGATGCTCTACGACATCCCGCCGCGCAGCGTGATCCCCATCGAGGTGGAGACGCTGCAGCGGCTGTCCGAGCACCCGCGGATCGTGGCGGTCAAGGACGCCCGCAACGACCTGCGCGTCGGCACCGAGGTGCTCGCCACCACCACGCTCGCCTACTACTCGGGCGACGACCCGGTGAACCTGCCGTGGCTGTCGGTCGGCGCGGTCGGGTTCGTCAGCGTGATCGGGCACGTGGTGGCCAACCGGCTGCGGGAGATGCTCGACGCCTACGAGGCCGGTGACGTCGACCGCGCCCGCAACCTGCACTACGCCACGATCCCGGTGATCCGCGCGATGGGCCGGGTCGGTGGGGTGCTCTTCGCGAAGAGCGCGATGCGGCTGCGCGGGATCGACGTCGGCGACCCCCGGTTGCCGCTGCCGCCCGCCACGGAGGAGCAGGTGGCCGCGATCGAGGGCGACCTGCACGCCGCCGGGATCGCGCTCGCCACCGGCAACCAGCGCCCCGAGCAACAGGGCCAGGGCGCGCTCGGCGCCCGAGCCGACGCCGACCTGGGCGCCGAGGTGGCCTACCACTGA
- a CDS encoding toxin-antitoxin system HicB family antitoxin, which translates to MDLSQYVQQLREDLASAAAAGDEQTQRTGALLGAAIEPAARLALMNALSDLAAEVTAALGDRVVEVRLDGRDVRVAVSRDEAAESGPEPEPPFPGFGDFRGADAGDISRITLRLVEQIKNQAEQAAAAQGVSLNSWVAQAVQGALAGQRKPGRHGDWTRDRGGKRLRGWVEG; encoded by the coding sequence ATGGACTTGAGTCAGTACGTGCAGCAGCTGCGCGAGGACCTCGCGTCCGCGGCCGCCGCAGGCGACGAGCAGACGCAGCGCACCGGCGCGCTGCTCGGCGCCGCCATCGAGCCCGCGGCCCGGCTCGCGCTCATGAACGCGCTCTCCGACCTGGCCGCGGAGGTCACCGCCGCGCTCGGCGACCGCGTGGTCGAGGTGCGGCTCGACGGCCGCGACGTCCGCGTCGCGGTGAGCCGTGACGAGGCAGCCGAGTCCGGCCCGGAGCCGGAGCCGCCGTTCCCCGGGTTCGGTGACTTCCGGGGGGCCGACGCCGGCGACATCAGCCGCATCACGCTGCGGCTCGTCGAGCAGATCAAGAACCAGGCCGAGCAGGCCGCGGCGGCGCAGGGCGTGTCGCTCAACTCGTGGGTCGCGCAGGCGGTGCAGGGCGCGCTGGCCGGCCAGCGCAAGCCGGGCCGCCACGGCGACTGGACGCGCGACCGCGGCGGCAAGCGCCTGCGCGGCTGGGTGGAGGGATGA
- a CDS encoding TIGR03085 family metal-binding protein, with translation MSLASRERAELSDELLRAGPDRPTLCAGWTTRDLLAHLLVRERQLHAAAGILIPALASVTERAMDGYREMEWTEAVALFRGGPQSWSPARLERIDAAANANEFFVHHEDVRRGEPGWEPRGPDEERDTALWAGARRLGLLLRRSPVGVVLARPSGERHVVKTGPGAVTVVGEPGELVLFAFGRDAVRVELQGDPADVEALRGSPRGV, from the coding sequence ATGAGCCTTGCGAGCCGGGAGCGTGCCGAGCTCAGCGACGAGTTGCTCCGCGCGGGCCCCGACCGCCCCACGCTCTGCGCGGGCTGGACCACGCGGGACCTGCTGGCCCACCTCCTCGTCCGGGAGCGGCAGCTCCACGCGGCGGCGGGGATCCTCATCCCCGCGCTGGCGTCCGTCACCGAGCGGGCGATGGACGGCTACCGCGAGATGGAGTGGACGGAGGCCGTGGCGCTGTTCCGCGGCGGCCCGCAGTCGTGGTCCCCGGCGCGGCTCGAGCGCATCGACGCGGCCGCGAACGCCAACGAGTTCTTCGTCCACCACGAGGACGTCCGGCGCGGCGAGCCCGGGTGGGAACCCCGCGGGCCCGACGAGGAACGCGACACGGCGCTCTGGGCGGGAGCGCGGCGGTTGGGCCTGCTGCTGCGCCGCAGCCCGGTGGGGGTGGTGCTGGCGCGCCCGTCGGGGGAGCGGCACGTGGTGAAGACCGGGCCCGGCGCCGTCACCGTGGTCGGCGAGCCGGGTGAGCTCGTCCTGTTCGCGTTCGGCCGCGACGCCGTCCGCGTCGAGCTGCAGGGAGACCCGGCCGATGTCGAGGCCCTGAGGGGCTCGCCGCGCGGGGTGTGA
- a CDS encoding Bug family tripartite tricarboxylate transporter substrate binding protein, with product MAPTRYARRTALVGAGAALVLSLAACGGNLGGGGNGGDPSADAFPSGPISVSVGQAPGGSTDLIARALANVVTEDLGVPVPVVNTPGANGALAAKELAAKTPDGQNLMVINASLVAITPLAVPDDEAVDIENYEVVTGISQDDFILVANPATGFRTVQDIVNAGRPISYGTTGVGTGSQLSQALLFSQAGIQGNAVPFDGASDAMTALLGGQIDVAGVQLGDAKTHLGSVTPIVVFSKERSQYFPDVPTAVEAGFDSTVSQYRAVVAPKGTPAPVLDRLRTAFTAAFQAQEYKDFNAQRLLAPYEVDGAQVVSEWTAARDRYQALIDQYGIPFGDKG from the coding sequence GTGGCCCCAACCAGGTACGCCCGCCGGACCGCGCTCGTCGGCGCAGGTGCCGCGCTCGTCCTCTCCCTCGCCGCCTGCGGCGGCAACCTGGGAGGCGGCGGCAATGGCGGCGACCCGTCCGCCGACGCGTTCCCCAGCGGCCCCATCAGCGTCAGCGTGGGCCAGGCTCCCGGCGGCAGCACGGACCTGATCGCGCGAGCGCTGGCCAACGTCGTCACCGAGGACCTCGGCGTACCGGTGCCGGTGGTGAACACGCCCGGCGCGAACGGGGCATTGGCCGCCAAGGAGCTCGCCGCCAAGACGCCCGACGGCCAGAACCTCATGGTCATCAACGCCTCGCTCGTGGCGATCACGCCGCTCGCCGTGCCCGACGACGAGGCCGTCGACATCGAGAACTACGAGGTCGTCACCGGCATCTCGCAGGACGACTTCATCCTCGTGGCCAACCCGGCGACCGGCTTCCGCACCGTGCAGGACATCGTGAACGCCGGCCGGCCCATCAGCTACGGCACCACCGGCGTGGGCACCGGGAGCCAGCTCTCCCAGGCCCTGCTGTTCTCGCAGGCGGGCATCCAGGGCAACGCGGTGCCGTTCGACGGTGCATCCGACGCCATGACCGCCCTGCTCGGCGGCCAGATCGACGTGGCGGGCGTGCAGCTCGGCGACGCCAAGACCCACCTCGGCTCGGTCACGCCGATCGTCGTGTTCTCGAAGGAGCGCAGCCAGTACTTCCCCGACGTCCCCACCGCGGTCGAGGCGGGGTTCGACTCCACGGTGTCGCAGTACCGGGCGGTCGTCGCCCCCAAGGGCACCCCGGCCCCGGTGCTCGACCGGCTGCGGACGGCCTTCACCGCGGCGTTCCAGGCCCAGGAGTACAAGGACTTCAATGCCCAGCGGCTGCTAGCTCCGTACGAGGTGGACGGCGCGCAGGTGGTGTCGGAGTGGACCGCGGCCCGCGACCGGTACCAGGCGTTGATCGACCAGTACGGCATCCCGTTCGGCGACAAGGGCTGA
- a CDS encoding ATP-binding protein, whose product MSSPDFRLIFESAPGCFLVLDPDFTIVAVSDAYAQSTMTERDLIVGQNVFTIFPDNPDDSGAEGVQNLRASLERVRRDRTTDVMPVQKYDIRDSDGDFEERFWSPTNVPVVGSDGVLRFIIHRVEDVTDHLRLQRSDEAQQREVVAQSSAAARASRELKVANAELAELNRRLTELDTLKNRFFANVSHELRTPLTLILAPVEKLLAEVPADDSRNWLLDVVDRNARLLLQQVNDLLDASRLESGQVDVEYAELDLTEQVRQAAGFFESRAVDLGIELRVQTDSQMRAETDAEHLNRILLNVLSNAFKVTPEGGVVRCSVQREPGAERAVIEVADSGPGIPADQREVIFERFRQLDGGPTREVPGTGLGLSIVRDLVDLLHGEVGVDAAPEGGALFRIALPVAAPAGAPVGQEPAVERAVERERQATTDRPDQVATRSDDPTRPLVLVIEDNRDLNELVCRTLAEQYRVHAAFDGETGLAEARELEPRLVVCDVMMPKLSGEDLIRTLRAEGAGSVPVLVMSARAEEGARVAMLQAGANDYLAKPFSLTELRVRTDNLINSSLLAERLHVAQLSADRERIATDLHERVIGTLFDLSLQLGGVRDLAAGRVQERIDATMSRVDSVIREIRATIFEA is encoded by the coding sequence GTGTCGTCTCCCGATTTCCGGCTGATATTCGAGTCCGCACCGGGATGTTTCCTCGTACTGGATCCCGACTTCACGATCGTGGCCGTGAGCGACGCCTATGCCCAGTCCACGATGACCGAGCGGGATTTGATCGTCGGCCAGAACGTCTTCACGATTTTTCCGGACAATCCCGACGACTCAGGCGCCGAGGGCGTGCAGAACCTGCGGGCGTCGCTGGAGCGCGTGCGCCGGGACCGCACCACCGACGTGATGCCCGTGCAGAAGTACGACATCCGCGACTCCGACGGCGACTTCGAGGAGCGGTTCTGGAGCCCCACCAACGTGCCGGTAGTGGGCTCGGACGGGGTGTTGCGGTTCATCATCCACCGCGTCGAGGACGTCACCGACCACCTGCGCCTGCAGCGTTCCGACGAGGCGCAGCAGCGGGAGGTGGTCGCACAGTCGTCGGCGGCGGCGCGGGCGAGCCGCGAGCTCAAGGTGGCCAACGCGGAACTGGCCGAGCTCAATCGGCGACTGACCGAGCTCGACACGCTGAAGAACCGGTTCTTCGCGAACGTGAGCCACGAGCTGCGCACCCCGCTCACGCTGATTCTCGCGCCGGTGGAGAAGCTGCTGGCGGAGGTCCCTGCCGACGATTCGCGCAACTGGCTGCTCGACGTGGTGGATCGCAACGCGCGATTGCTGCTCCAACAGGTCAATGATCTGCTCGACGCGTCGCGGCTCGAGTCCGGCCAGGTCGATGTCGAATACGCCGAGCTGGACCTCACCGAGCAGGTCCGGCAGGCCGCCGGGTTCTTCGAGTCCCGTGCGGTCGACCTGGGAATCGAGCTCCGGGTGCAGACCGACTCGCAGATGCGGGCCGAGACCGATGCCGAGCACCTGAACCGGATTCTGCTGAACGTCCTGTCCAACGCGTTCAAGGTGACGCCGGAGGGTGGCGTCGTGCGCTGTTCCGTCCAGCGCGAACCGGGCGCCGAACGGGCAGTGATCGAGGTCGCGGACAGCGGTCCGGGGATCCCGGCCGACCAGCGCGAGGTGATCTTCGAACGCTTCCGGCAGCTCGACGGCGGACCCACCCGCGAGGTGCCCGGCACCGGCCTCGGGCTGTCGATCGTGCGCGATCTCGTCGACCTGCTGCACGGCGAGGTCGGCGTCGATGCGGCACCGGAGGGCGGGGCGCTGTTCCGGATCGCCTTGCCCGTGGCCGCACCCGCCGGCGCCCCGGTCGGCCAGGAGCCCGCCGTCGAACGGGCGGTGGAGCGGGAGCGCCAGGCGACAACCGATCGGCCCGACCAGGTCGCAACGCGGTCCGACGACCCGACCCGTCCGCTGGTCCTCGTGATCGAAGACAACCGCGACCTGAACGAGCTGGTCTGCCGCACGTTGGCGGAGCAGTACCGCGTGCACGCCGCCTTCGACGGGGAGACCGGCCTTGCGGAGGCCCGCGAGCTGGAACCGCGGCTGGTCGTGTGCGACGTGATGATGCCCAAGCTCAGCGGCGAGGACCTGATCCGGACGCTGCGCGCCGAGGGTGCCGGCTCGGTTCCGGTGCTGGTGATGAGCGCGCGGGCCGAGGAGGGCGCCCGCGTGGCCATGCTGCAGGCAGGCGCCAACGACTACCTCGCCAAGCCGTTCTCGCTCACGGAGCTCCGGGTGCGCACCGACAACCTGATCAACTCGTCCCTGCTCGCCGAGCGGCTGCACGTCGCCCAGCTCTCGGCCGACCGCGAACGCATCGCCACCGACCTGCACGAGCGCGTGATCGGCACGCTGTTCGACCTCAGCCTCCAGCTCGGCGGCGTGCGTGACCTGGCCGCCGGGAGGGTGCAGGAGCGGATCGACGCGACGATGTCCCGTGTGGACTCCGTGATCCGCGAGATCCGGGCGACGATCTTCGAGGCCTGA
- the thyX gene encoding FAD-dependent thymidylate synthase produces MPQTPPLGVQLVAKTEFIAPAGVPWTTDADGGQALAEFAGRACYQSWSKPNPATATNAGYLRHILEVGHLSVLEHGTVSFYLTGVSRSLTHELIRHRHFSYSQLSQRYVPERDAAMVEPDVIADDPELHELFTQAAAASVEAYEALLEGLQKRFADVPDATLRRKQARQAARAILPNATETRIVVTGNYRAWRHFIAMRATEHADVEIRALAIECLRQLQREVPNVFNDFEIGKLEDGSEIASSPFVTEG; encoded by the coding sequence ATGCCGCAGACCCCGCCGCTGGGCGTCCAGCTCGTCGCAAAGACGGAGTTCATCGCGCCGGCCGGCGTGCCGTGGACCACCGACGCCGACGGCGGCCAGGCGCTCGCCGAGTTCGCGGGCCGGGCCTGCTACCAGTCGTGGTCGAAGCCGAACCCGGCCACGGCCACCAACGCCGGCTACCTGCGCCACATCCTGGAGGTCGGGCACCTGTCGGTGCTCGAGCACGGCACGGTGAGCTTCTACCTCACGGGGGTGTCCCGCTCGCTCACCCACGAGCTCATCCGCCACCGCCACTTCTCCTACAGCCAGCTCTCCCAGCGGTACGTGCCCGAGCGCGACGCCGCGATGGTGGAGCCCGACGTCATCGCCGACGACCCCGAGCTGCACGAGCTCTTCACGCAGGCGGCCGCCGCGTCCGTCGAGGCGTACGAGGCGCTGCTGGAGGGCCTGCAGAAGAGGTTCGCCGACGTCCCCGACGCCACGCTGCGGCGCAAGCAGGCGCGGCAGGCGGCGCGGGCGATCCTGCCCAACGCCACCGAGACCCGCATCGTCGTCACCGGCAACTACCGGGCGTGGCGCCACTTCATCGCGATGCGGGCCACGGAGCACGCCGACGTCGAGATCCGCGCGCTCGCCATCGAGTGCCTGCGCCAGCTGCAGCGCGAGGTGCCCAACGTGTTCAACGACTTCGAGATCGGCAAGCTGGAGGACGGCTCCGAGATCGCGTCGAGCCCGTTCGTCACGGAGGGGTAG
- a CDS encoding MFS transporter, which translates to MPSTTGSEGAALAAARAAVLPLALAQFVASYAASNMNVAITSIATDLGTSVTGIQTTITLFTLTMAALMIPGSKLTDIWGRKFCFQVGLIIYGAGALLAALAPGLPLLVVGYSLLQGVGSALLIPPIYILITTLFDDTTTRARYFGVVSGAAGIGAAAGPLIGGLITSYISWRASFLLQVLIVVTITWLGRVIADPPLPQQRPAFDWGGAVLSALGLFFVVFGVLQSGVYGWGAATQDYAIGDTVVIPQGGISPVWLYVGIGVVILAAFVYFAWARERNGRAPLVSVRLFTNLTSNLGLVTQNLQWLVLQGSFFVISVFLQQVRGFSAIETGLVLVPATIGLLLSSGAAPRMARRHSQRRLIRFGFFVTTLGLGLLLLLGGTAPSVWSYVPGLFLMGIGVGIMLTASVNLVQSVWPESVQGDISGVSRSVSNLGSSLGVAIAGSLVAGAVPGGGQYFSALVIVGGFAIIGWLAALLIPWGGTRR; encoded by the coding sequence ATGCCCAGCACCACAGGCAGCGAAGGTGCAGCCCTGGCGGCGGCGAGGGCAGCGGTACTGCCGCTGGCGCTGGCGCAGTTCGTGGCCAGCTACGCCGCCTCCAACATGAACGTCGCGATCACGTCGATCGCCACGGACCTCGGCACCTCGGTGACCGGGATCCAGACCACCATCACCCTGTTCACACTGACGATGGCGGCCCTGATGATCCCGGGCAGCAAGCTGACCGACATCTGGGGCCGCAAGTTCTGCTTCCAGGTCGGGCTCATCATCTACGGAGCGGGCGCGTTGCTCGCGGCGCTCGCGCCGGGGCTGCCCCTGCTCGTGGTCGGCTACTCCCTGCTGCAGGGGGTGGGTTCGGCGTTGCTGATCCCGCCGATCTACATCCTCATCACCACGCTGTTCGACGACACCACCACCCGTGCCCGGTACTTCGGCGTCGTGAGCGGGGCCGCCGGGATCGGCGCCGCGGCGGGGCCGCTCATCGGCGGGCTCATCACCAGCTACATCAGCTGGCGCGCGTCGTTCCTCCTGCAGGTGCTGATCGTCGTGACGATCACCTGGCTGGGTCGCGTCATCGCCGATCCGCCGTTGCCCCAGCAGCGGCCCGCATTCGACTGGGGTGGCGCCGTCCTCTCGGCGCTGGGTCTGTTCTTCGTGGTGTTCGGGGTGCTGCAGAGCGGGGTCTACGGATGGGGTGCGGCCACGCAGGACTACGCGATCGGCGACACCGTGGTCATCCCCCAGGGCGGGATCTCACCCGTGTGGCTCTACGTGGGTATCGGAGTGGTGATCCTGGCCGCGTTCGTCTACTTCGCGTGGGCGCGGGAGCGGAACGGCCGCGCCCCGCTCGTGTCGGTCAGGCTGTTCACGAACCTCACGTCGAACCTGGGCCTGGTGACCCAGAACCTCCAGTGGCTGGTCCTGCAGGGCTCCTTCTTCGTGATCTCGGTATTCCTCCAGCAGGTCCGCGGCTTCTCGGCGATCGAGACCGGGCTGGTGCTGGTGCCCGCGACGATCGGCCTCCTGCTGTCGTCGGGGGCTGCTCCGCGCATGGCCCGCCGGCACAGCCAGCGCCGGCTGATCCGGTTCGGCTTCTTCGTCACGACCCTCGGCCTGGGCCTGTTGCTCCTGCTCGGCGGGACGGCTCCCAGCGTCTGGAGCTACGTCCCGGGCCTGTTCCTCATGGGCATCGGCGTCGGGATCATGCTCACCGCGTCGGTCAACCTCGTGCAGTCGGTGTGGCCGGAGAGCGTCCAGGGCGACATCTCCGGCGTGTCGCGCAGCGTCTCGAACCTGGGTTCGTCGCTCGGTGTGGCGATCGCCGGCTCGCTGGTGGCCGGCGCCGTACCGGGTGGCGGCCAGTACTTCTCCGCGCTCGTGATCGTCGGTGGCTTCGCGATCATCGGCTGGTTGGCGGCGTTGCTGATCCCCTGGGGCGGGACGCGCCGGTAG
- a CDS encoding ribonuclease J: MPSNPPPSLPEGGLRVVALGGIGEIGRNMTVFEYGGRLLVVDCGVLFPSEDSPGVDLILPDFRAIEDRLDDIDALVLTHGHEDHIGAVPFLLRQRPDLTVVGSRFTLALVAAKCKEHRLTPHLLEVKEGERLHHGAFDCEYFAVNHSIPDALAVAIRTPAGLVLHTGDIKLDQLPLDGRLTDLAGFSRLGDEGVDLFLVDSTNADVPGFVISEREIGPVLDGVFHRADARIIVACFASHVHRVQQVLDAAVVHGRRVCLVGRSMERNMGLAAELGLLHVPDGLLVDLDEAMELPDAELVIVSTGSQGEPLSALARMARGEHRSVRIRSEDTIILASSLIPGNETAVFGVINGLTRLGATVVHQGTAKVHVSGHSPAGELLFLYNAVRPSNVMPVHGEWRHLRSNGRLAVQTGVPEDAVVLAEDGVVVDLVDGRASITGRVEVGRVYVDGLEVGDIGESTLADRLVLGEGGFISISVAVDANTGRAVSAPKLSGRGFSDDPKALDAVLPLVEDELSRTESEGITDTHRIAQAVRRVVGKWVGETYRRRPMIVPTVIAI, encoded by the coding sequence CTGCCGTCCAACCCTCCGCCGTCGCTCCCGGAGGGCGGTCTGCGCGTGGTGGCGCTCGGCGGCATCGGTGAGATCGGCCGGAACATGACCGTGTTCGAGTACGGCGGTCGGCTGCTCGTCGTGGACTGCGGCGTGCTGTTCCCGTCCGAGGACTCGCCGGGGGTGGACCTGATCCTGCCGGACTTCCGCGCCATCGAGGACCGGCTCGACGACATCGACGCGCTCGTGCTCACGCACGGGCACGAGGACCACATCGGCGCCGTGCCGTTCCTGCTGCGCCAGCGGCCGGACCTGACGGTCGTCGGGTCGCGGTTCACGCTCGCCCTGGTGGCGGCCAAGTGCAAGGAGCACCGCCTCACCCCGCACCTGCTCGAGGTGAAGGAGGGGGAGCGGCTGCACCACGGTGCGTTCGACTGCGAGTACTTCGCGGTGAACCACTCGATCCCGGACGCGCTCGCCGTCGCGATCCGCACCCCGGCCGGGCTGGTGCTGCACACCGGCGACATCAAGCTCGACCAGCTGCCGCTCGACGGCCGCCTCACCGACCTGGCCGGCTTCTCCCGGCTCGGTGACGAGGGGGTGGACCTGTTCCTGGTCGACTCCACCAACGCGGACGTCCCGGGGTTCGTGATCTCCGAGCGCGAGATCGGCCCGGTGCTCGACGGGGTGTTCCACCGCGCCGACGCCCGGATCATCGTCGCCTGCTTCGCGAGCCACGTGCACCGCGTGCAGCAGGTGCTCGACGCCGCCGTGGTGCACGGGCGCCGGGTCTGCCTGGTCGGCCGCTCGATGGAGCGCAACATGGGCCTCGCGGCCGAGCTGGGCCTGCTGCACGTCCCGGACGGGCTGCTCGTCGACCTGGACGAGGCGATGGAGCTCCCCGACGCGGAGCTCGTGATCGTCTCCACCGGATCGCAGGGGGAGCCGCTGTCGGCGCTCGCGCGGATGGCCCGCGGCGAGCACCGCTCGGTGCGGATCCGGTCCGAGGACACGATCATCTTGGCCAGCTCGCTGATCCCGGGCAACGAGACGGCCGTGTTCGGCGTGATCAACGGCCTCACCAGGCTCGGGGCCACCGTTGTGCACCAGGGCACCGCCAAGGTGCACGTGTCGGGGCACTCCCCGGCAGGCGAGCTGCTGTTCCTCTACAACGCGGTGCGGCCGAGCAACGTCATGCCGGTGCACGGCGAGTGGCGGCACCTGCGTTCCAACGGGCGCCTGGCCGTCCAGACCGGGGTGCCGGAGGACGCGGTGGTGCTCGCCGAGGACGGCGTCGTGGTCGACCTGGTGGACGGCCGGGCGTCGATCACCGGGCGGGTCGAGGTGGGCCGGGTGTACGTCGACGGCCTCGAGGTCGGCGACATCGGTGAGAGCACCCTCGCCGACCGGCTGGTGCTCGGCGAGGGCGGCTTCATCTCGATCTCGGTCGCGGTCGACGCGAACACCGGCCGGGCGGTGTCCGCGCCCAAGCTGTCCGGGCGCGGGTTCTCCGACGACCCGAAGGCCCTGGACGCCGTGCTGCCGCTGGTGGAGGACGAGCTGTCCCGCACCGAGTCGGAAGGCATCACCGACACCCACCGCATCGCGCAGGCGGTGCGGCGCGTGGTGGGCAAGTGGGTGGGGGAGACCTACCGCCGTCGCCCGATGATCGTGCCCACGGTGATCGCGATCTGA